A single Chanos chanos chromosome 8, fChaCha1.1, whole genome shotgun sequence DNA region contains:
- the LOC115819367 gene encoding trace amine-associated receptor 13c-like translates to MEEATGSLNFEKANQTHNCSTFCSDNSISMSVYVLLYVAAMAAVLLTVCGNLLVIISVCHFKQLHTPSNILILSLATSDLLVGIILMPLYFIWLIESCWFFGLIFCQIFNYISFHLTCVSVYNIALIAVDRYIALCSPFFYSKEISQNIVYVVVLFTWLFSLIYNFAVVYFNGNFTHFSGCPGDCPYTQDEMWSLVDLVVVFIFPCAVIIILYMGIFSITRRHIKAIRGLNHKRHTEDGKNLTDSTRSERKAAKVLSIIVSVFLMCLVPYYICTSLTDVIKTSLFFYIRDIIFILFYLNSCINPIIYALFYPWFQKSTKLILTCKTLNYNSSLFNVVG, encoded by the coding sequence ATGGAAGAAGCAACTGGATCCCTGAATTTTGAGAAAGCTAACCAAACCCATAACTGTTCCACATTCTGCTCAGACAATTCTATTTCCATGTCAGTTTATGTCTTATTGTATGTTGCTGCCATGGCTGCAGTTCTCCTTACAGTGTGTGGAAACCTGCTTGTCATCATCTCTGTTTGTCACTTCAAGCAGCTCCACACTCCAAGTAATATCTTGATCCTCTCTCTGGCTACATCTGATTTACTTGTAGGTATAATTTTGATGCCATTATATTTCATCTGGCTGATCGAATCATGCTGGTTTTTTGGACTGATATTCTGTCAAATATTTAATTATATCTCCTTCCATCTGACTTGTGTCTCCGTATATAATATTGCTCTAATTGCTGTAGATCGGTATATTGCACTGTGCAGTCCTTTTTTCTATTCAAAGGAAATTTCACAGAACATTGTATATGTTGTAGTTCTATTTACCTGGCTGTTTTCACTCATTTATAactttgctgttgtttatttcaaTGGTAACTTCACACATTTTTCAGGATGTCCTGGTGACTGCCCTTATACACAAGATGAGATGTGGTCATTGGTTGATTTAGTTGtagtgtttatttttccatgtGCTGTCATAATTATTTTGTACATGGGCATTTTTTCAATCACCAGGAGACATATTAAAGCCATTAGAGGACTCAATCATAAAAGACATACGGAGGATGGTAAAAACCTTACAGACTCCACACGATCTGAGAGAAAAGCTGCAAAAGTCCTGAGTATtattgtgtctgtctttctaatGTGTTTGGTACCATATTATATCTGCACTTCATTGACTGATGTCATAAaaacatcattatttttttacatCAGAGACATTATCTTCATTCTTTTCTACCTAAATTCTTGCATCAACCCAATAATCTATGCCTTATTTTATCCATGGTTTCAGAAAAGTACAAAACTAATTCTGACATGTAAAACACTTAACTATAACTCCTCGCTTTTTAATGTGGTCGGATAA